A stretch of DNA from Cannabis sativa cultivar Pink pepper isolate KNU-18-1 chromosome X, ASM2916894v1, whole genome shotgun sequence:
ccccgtataaatgatatttcagcttatgtgaaatgagtactccaccatttatgttcgtttggtcaagctcgaaggagatcatcctttgcttactattcgctagatagaagctatagattccatgtttatgttagcgctcccactcaattgcactaccgtgttcccaaaatgtacgtatcaccctgacctaaaagtaggcttaactaacaaatcaaagaacacaaatagcctttcaagattgagcctaatcataacaggattaagaacatttgatctaggatcaactaggcgatattgacttgaatagattttacggtaagtttaattaaatctaagtcaaagttcaatatcggtcccttccgatgcatactccatgcatccaacctgagctttactttaaccaatgctctggaaagaacatagcacttctccaaatgcaagtaaactctgttgtagattatcatatcagtaaaaccctatgtctgataaatctaggaaactttattcacatagtcatgtttactttccaatgtgttgacggcacaataaacaggatcaagtatgtgaaaagggtttcagatgaatttatacattatgtacatataatcatgaaataaatcatgtgaaccatgcaacattaaatgttatttctgatctatattaataagtaaatctgattatattgaaatgagttttatttagggcataaaacccaacaagtgcATCATTGGATAAATCAGATATTGGAGATTTTACTGCTATTCCAAAAGTTTTAACCAAAAGAAATAAGAGTGTTAAATTATCACCTCGTCTTTCAAGAGCTCATTCACTATTATTAGTGCTATGGTATGGTCTTCTAAACCTTATACTGTTGAATCTTGGGTTTAAACAAAGAAATGATGATGTCTTTATCCTAGTGTATGCTAGTTTTGATCATGTTGTACATCGTACTCTCTTGCTTCAAAAGAAATATGATACACACATGATATGTTGTCTAGTGTCCCTCATTGCTTGTTTATGTGTCATCATGTGTGATAATGAAAGTTCCACAAACATTCCTCAAAATTAATGTTAACTCAAAATATATAGATAACGGATATCATTTTTTAGAATTGGTTGAGCAAAAATACATTGGATAATCACATATTATTCTTGATGCTCTCTtggatttttgtttaataaagccTTGAATTCTCGTATTAATGTGTGCAACTTGAGAAGCTTTTTTTATGTGTTCAATCTGATTAATTCGTTGTGGTATATGATCATTATCTTTCTCAGTTTTTTCAGCTAAGCCTTGATtcctatcattttttttttctatgaggcAGTTCATGTCCCATTTACAGGTTCTCCAGTTCTATCGAGGAAGCTCTAAATAAGTGAATTTTTTAGGATCTTTTGAACCTTTATTTTTCCCAGCTAAAAAGGCTACCTCTTTTAGATGCAATGGGAAGAGCTCTCTTTAGTCCATTTACTAATTAGTAGTATGATCCTCCTATATTAGTATTTCTGATTAAAAGAGGAGGGCTACATCTCTTAGGGAGAGTGAAAGTCGTAGCTGGTTGCAAAAGAAAGAGCCGAAGTGTCAAAGGCAAAAAAATTGGcagcttaataaaaaaaaaattgtgagagtGAGCCAATGTTCTCACTTGAGGTAACTAGCACACACCGAAGAAAAATCTTGGTTCAAAATCCTGTTAAAAAAATTCCTTGTTTATTGTCTTTCTCAAGTGTGTGTGAATATGTGGATTGGAAGAAGTTGTCTCATCTTTTTATTAAGTATGGCTCATTGTGAAGTTGAATGAATTTGTTCTTTGCTCAAATGATCGTTGCTCACTTGTTAATTGATTAGGCCACTCACTGTGGTTCCTCTTTACAAGTTGAACATGTTAATTCTTGAGATATATCATTTGGCATGTttttgattgaaataaaaataaatctcatttgtAGCATCATTCGTAATATCGTGGTGATCTAATTGTTTTGCTTGGTCAATATCTCATTTGTTTATATCTAATATCCATATGTTTTAGGTCATGTTGTGAGATGGTTTGACTTTCTTCTTTAATGTTGTAATAGATACTTTGGAATTTCCTTGCAATGAGGAGTCTATGTTGCATTTTCTGTCGCCATTCAAGGGGAACTCTTTGATAAACTTCTTATTTTCTTAGGGGGAGAACTTGGTTTAGGACAATATTATTGACATGGATTATGCTCAATGAAGGGGGAGAAATACTTATCCTTTGTGTAAAGTGGTGCATTTGCTATTAGTTGTTTAAAGTGTTTGCTTCTCTGTTTTATTAGACTCTGTTATATTTTGATGGTTTCTTTGTTTTGCACTGGTATTGTTGTCATTGACCATAATTTgtcaagggggagattgtaagaaCTATTATTTTCTATAGTGACAAATTATGTCCAGTTGCTTTCCAGTTGCGTCTGGGACTCGTAGTGTTTTTTTTTGGAGTTCGTACTGTTAGTGTTAGTCCACGTCAgcaaagatattttaggttttaattgtTCAGAGGGTAACAACTGTCTATTTCGGGTTTcttggtttagctgggtataaaTATGATTTCTGGATATTATGTTGACAAACTTTTTGATCGGAGATTAGGGATTACGTTTCTTTCTTCTTGTTTCTTCTTTATGTTCCATGGCGTGTGATCTTTGAGCTTGGAGGTATTACTCCATAGTTGaagatcaaagcttgaagatgtTGAGTTCagactgaagggatttcagtatcATCTTCATCACCAgatctgaagggagttcagattGAAGAAGTGTTGAAGAGACCTCATCATTAACACAAGGGGATCTTGTGTCTCCAATCAAGGGTCTTGGTAGGTATGGGTATAGATTCactatattttgtaaaagagTGTATTGTTTACAATATTGTTGATTTTTGTAAGATACATTTTTGAATATAGTGAAAGTTattatcctggttcgaggaacccaagcactagccgCCTAGAATGAGTTTCTAGGGCAGGTGAAGCTTGTAAAATTCTGgtgttgaatctttgattttgttctttttatattcaagcttaaatcaagataaaatcaatctaaatatgaaaaagataggtTAGACAAGAACTTAGAGTTTACatatcttaattattatttttgtgcacTAAATTCATATTATTATCGTCTTTAAAACTCAAAgttacatatttataaaaaatacaacaaatttgtataaaatttaagaaataaaaagtaattgtataaaatttaagaaataaaaagtAATTCATCTAATAATTAATGAAGAATGAATGTACAAAGGTACACTTAtcacaattttatataaatatatatatttttattgaaaatgcaattttatatattttcaacATATAGAATTATAAATATACACGGAAGAATCGTAAACATTATCCCTACACGAAGATATACAAAAGCTAATAGGGCTGAAGGTGATATGCACATGGCTCCCCATAATAAATTAATGACAGAAACAACATCATCCAAACCTTATTTGAAACTTGATTCAATTTAAAATACTCTCCTTGTTGTCGCATACCACTTGATgaggaaatatatatatatatatatatatatatatatatatataaatagacctattattattaatataatatatatatatatatatataaacagacCTATTATtgttgaatatatatttatagatactTTCGGCCAATTTATGGATCTGATAATGATATTGGATATATTTAGTCTTATGgatctctctctcacacacattttCTCACGTTACCTATGTCGATAATGTTTGGATCTCTGATAAAGTTCTTTGCATAGAAAACGTTAAGCAAACGCCAACAGTCTGCATAGATAGATGCTTGCAAAAATtgagttattatatatatgatttccTTAGTACAATTCTTTTTAACAGCAAAAACTAAGCTGtcaaatttgaaataaaataattatttcagaGTTCAGAGTTGAGAGTACTTGAGATTCGTTTTGGACAATTACGAACAATTGCTTATAAAAGGCACAAAAGAAAGACTCCTTTTAAATTCTTAACTTTCATTGAAGCTGCCATGTGCCTTTTCAAGTTCGTACATGCTAGTCTTTTAAAatcttcaaatttcaaaataggagattttgttattatattaattaaagtaaAAGTTTCGTAAATAGTTGGTCTTTGAAAAGATAAGGTTTTAAGAACACTTACATCATATACTTTAAAATAGAAATTCtccaaaatatttaaaagaagTAAACCAAAAACATATTACATCACATAACttctttattttaaaacttatttaaaatttattatttatactctttatttataaaataatatttagtgATTCTACAATTTACTTCTTAAAAGGAATGTACTGGTCCACCCtctacttgtttcggcatcttGAAAATTttttgtctatttttttttttcatattcatgtacgttataattatttaagatatcctacaaaattttgagaaatttagaataatttacagtatacaaaaataatgttcaaacagtctattttacacgcgtataatataaaatagtcaTTCGTGtaacacactgtttgaatgcaatttttggcgtgttaaacttttcccaATGTCTTAAAATTTTggaagatgtcttaaataattataatttatatgaccataagaaaaaatttgactaaaaaattatttcggatactaaaatagataaagatATATCGGTACATCCGTTTTAAGATATGCATGGTAGAATTTtccaataatatttattattataaatatatttattttatcaattattttaatttttatttttgtataagaatatattttgtttgacgaaacttttacttttgtttttgtttatagTTAAAAGTatgataaatataaattttgtcTTAGATTTAATGTTTGAATAATTACTATATTAAGTCttttattaatgaaaattatttttcaaactgtttaaatattattgaaaaaaattcttttataagtaaattaagaattatgtaaattattttaattttaaaaatagtttcgtctttttttaaaaaaaaaaattacaactccTAACTTCTtataaaatgatttttaaattaaaaaaaaaaaacttttttattttttgttcaaaCACCTTTAAAATGACTTTTATaaatctaaaagtaaaaaaagagCTTATAGAAATAAAATGAAAGAGGATCATgtgtaaatataaaattaaatttgaataaataaaattttagtgaTATATTTAAGAGGAATGCTAAAAAAATACCAGTGGTTCCTAGCACCCTTATATGTATTAATATCTTAATTgagactcatataatttaatataataacttttagaaaGTATCGCTAATTAATTGTATGGCGACATATCTATAAGTACTAGGAACTACTGTTGCCCACAACAATGCAACGAgtagaaataaaaataagagtAGAAATAGGCAcccttgtttcaaaaaaaaaaagaaagaaagaaagaaataggCACCCTTTTGTTGTTTGATGACAATAATGATGACGATGAGGGCGACAAGCTGGGAGCAAAACTTTGAAACTCATAATTGCAATTCAGAACACTATAATGGAAATTCATGCAGGTAACCCCACCATACAAACCCCTCATGTGGAAAGTTAaagaaacagaaaataaaataaaggccCCTAAAAACCAAAATAAGCCTTCAAATCTCATATTCCATTGATTCTTTTTTACAGTGTATGTACAAGTTACAGTTgggatcatcatcatcatcatggaAACTTCAAACATACTCTttttcactctttttttttctttttttttttcagttcatTCCCTCACATTTCTCAACCACCAATGAGCTTGTGCTGACCGGGGTGACATTTTCCAAAGTACTTAAAATTagttgaagaagaaaaggaaaaaaaaaatatacattttgaaaCAAAAGCTAGCCTCTTTGTCTTAGACATTTGTATCACAAAATTTCCCGTCCATGCGATTTTGGACAGCTTTGACTGCAGCAACTCTTGCAGCTGTGGCAGCTCTATTTGCGGCCATCACTGACTTGTTCACTTGTTCATCCACCTTGCGAAGGTTAATGGCATTCTCTGCTGTCTTCCTTGCAGCCTGAGGTTTTCACATGCAAAGAAAACGACAAGAATAAGAGGTCACAAAACGACACCCAATTATGCTCAAACGACAgagtcattttattttatatacctGAACTGCTCTAAGAACTGCATCAGTTAGTGGGGGTAACGATTGCTTAAGCGTACCAGCATCCCATTCACCACATCTGGTATCGCCATTCCTGAAACTATACATACCAAAGCCTTGTTTTCGACCTTCATGCCAAGACCCTTCATAACAATGGCCGTTGGCAAAGTGATAGACCCCAAATCCATGAATTTTGTCCCCAAAATATTCTCCTGCATATCTATCTCCATTTCTGaaacaaaaaaggaaaacaatTATGAACTTCCCATTCCTTCTCCATACATAGATTGTAATACAAGGGAAATGTCTCACTTGGATGATCAAAAAGAGATACAGAACTGATATTTGAGCTAAAATGGAAGATTATGAACAATTAAACAAACCGGTTTAACCATTAATCCATAAGAAAGATAGTTTACAAaccaaggaaaaaaaaaaaggtgtacTCGTCTTTCAACTATTCAAGAATCAAAAACATTAGGGGggcttaaaaatttaaattttgattactttgtAGTACATAAAAAAAAGGGCATGGTATAATAGGCttttaaaaggaaaaataaattaaaataaatgtgaGTACACACACTCAGATTCCTACTTCTAGATCCAACAGTAGAAAATAACATCGTATAATATGAATTTAATGCTGTTCTATACTCAAATGAGGaatcaaattcaaattttggtgaaGCCAAGTGCCAAGACTACAAAGCTAAAGCAACAGTGACCCCAAAACTCAaatgaaaagaagaaaagaattaAAGAAATAGAAATAGAATTGGGAAAGTTGGAAATTGTATGAAAGATATAAAATTGACCTGAAGTGGTAACAGCCAAGGCCGTGTTTGACACCACACTTGAACTCCCCAATGAAACAGCTACCATCGGCACACGTTTGAACTCCAACGCCATGGCTCTGCCCACTACACCACTCACCGGCGAAAGAGTCCCCCGTATAGAATCTATAAACTCCATACCCATGCCTGTGACCTTGCCTATACTGACCCTTGTACCGACTCCCTCTGGCCCAGTTCTCAATCCCATACCCATCGTACCTCCCATCGATCCAATCGCCCTCGTATCTTCCTTTAACAAAGAAATTGTAAACCCCACTCCCATTACTCCTTCCCTTATGGAACTCACCTTCGTAAAAATCGCCATTACTGTAAAACTCGACCCCTTCTCGAATAATCCGCCTCTCTTTTGGCGCCTTATTGGCGTTAGAATCGCCGATAAACCACTGGACCGGAGTCGTCCCCGCATTGTTCTTGGAGAATCCGAGCCGCTTCGCATTTTCCTCAAACGAGTGCTTAATAATCGAAAAGCTATGGTGAATCAAGCTCTTGTTCTTGCTTGCCAAGAAAAGCGTCAAGGCAACGAAAATAAGAGCAAGGAGAAGATTCTCCGAGGTGGATATCTCTTCCCGTCGGagatagaagaagaaaaagaaaaataaggtCAAGAGGAATAGCGCCGCCATGGCGAGAAAATGTTGGGTGAGCCGGCCAGGCCCAGTTCGTGGGGACGAACCAGACCGGACCGGTTTCTTGGGCTTCTCCTCCTCCTCATCCATGGCAGCGATGACGTCCTCCTCGGCGACCGATGAGAGACTATGAATGGACGATCGGATCGTCGGAGATGAACGGAGGAGCGAAGATTGGGTTCTTGTGAGCTTAGACTGACTCATCTGGCCGTCCATTACTGATAACAGTAGTAAAATCTCCTTCGTCCGATTATCTCACTTTGATTTCTTTCTCTACTTTTTTTCCCTTTTAGTTAAGCCCTTCTGTAACGAGATATTCTTATCACTAGCGTCGTCGCTCTAAGCTCCTCAGGCAACATCTCAGGCGGCGCAAGATAAGCAGTGTCTCCCCCGCGCACGTTAGCACGACTTAAACTCACaacaagtaaaaattaaaaaaaaaacaaaagaaaaaagctCAAAATGCGGGGAGTTTTGTAAGAGGAGAAATGGACACAAGAAAGAGAGACTGAAATCTGTGAGAGAAAGTGGCCCGGGTTCAATTACTATATTTATCGTGAAATTAGAGAAAGGCGGAGATTCAATCAACGCCGTCCGTTTAGAATGTGAGGGAGGGATTCAAATAAGTTTTCCCCACCGTCTGATAGCACAAGGAGAGAATATGGCCGTTAGATCTAGAATCCGCACCTTTTCACTTTACTGTTCAGAGCGGCACGTGCCATGATCATCtgtctaattttctttttagatAAATAAATTGGTTGTGTATGATGGTGGTAGTAAGTGGTAACTTGGTGAGGTCTTAGG
This window harbors:
- the LOC115710976 gene encoding uncharacterized protein LOC115710976, coding for MDGQMSQSKLTRTQSSLLRSSPTIRSSIHSLSSVAEEDVIAAMDEEEEKPKKPVRSGSSPRTGPGRLTQHFLAMAALFLLTLFFFFFFYLRREEISTSENLLLALIFVALTLFLASKNKSLIHHSFSIIKHSFEENAKRLGFSKNNAGTTPVQWFIGDSNANKAPKERRIIREGVEFYSNGDFYEGEFHKGRSNGSGVYNFFVKGRYEGDWIDGRYDGYGIENWARGSRYKGQYRQGHRHGYGVYRFYTGDSFAGEWCSGQSHGVGVQTCADGSCFIGEFKCGVKHGLGCYHFRNGDRYAGEYFGDKIHGFGVYHFANGHCYEGSWHEGRKQGFGMYSFRNGDTRCGEWDAGTLKQSLPPLTDAVLRAVQAARKTAENAINLRKVDEQVNKSVMAANRAATAARVAAVKAVQNRMDGKFCDTNV